The Sabethes cyaneus chromosome 1, idSabCyanKW18_F2, whole genome shotgun sequence DNA segment TTAATCAAGGAGGTAAACTTATAATATATCTGTTTTGATCATGTCAATAACATCAAATAGTAGGTGAGAGGAATATCATTTCAGACATCCGGAAGTGGTCATCCGATCATCAAATTTCGCAGCTGGCACTAAAGTCATTAATAAACGTGCTCAACATTAACCTTGGACTAGATCTTCCAAAAGACCCACGTACAATCATGCAAACGCCAAGGAATGTCACAATTCATATCATGCATGAAAATGGCCAATATTGGCACCAGGGATTCGAGACGTGCGTCAAGAGGATATTTCGCAATATTACTACTCATTTGACTGTTTCTGTTAATGTAAACGTTGACGGTTTACCTATCTATAAAAGTACAACGAAAAACTTTTGGCCAATACTATGCAATATCCACGAGTACCCTAGTATTCAACCATTCGCAGTAGGAATATACTATGGGACTGGAAAACCTAAAGATGTTAATGAATTCTTAAACCCTTTTGTTGACGAACTCCTCCCATTGTTGAAGTCCGGAATCACCATCAATGGATACAAACTAACGATTACAATCCGTTGTTTTATTTGTGACACTCCGGCCAGGTCGTTTATTAAAGGGGTTACAAACTTCAATGGAAAGTACGGATGCATAAAATGCACTACAAAAGGTCGGTACAGTCATATCTCTAGAACTATGACGTATCCACAGTTGAATGCACCTGAGCGAACCGACGAAAAATTCCGATCGATGGAATATTTGGATCATCAGCGAAATAGCACGCCACTGTTAAAATTACCGATTGATATGATTAGAGACGTTATTGTAGGAGATTCGTTGCATTTACTGGAACTCGGAGTAATGAAGAAGTTACTAACCTCATGGCGCACGGGATCAATGTCTATGAAGGCAAAGTGGAGTTGTAACCAGAAAAAAGAAATATCTGAAATTCTACTTGATATCAAGTTTCCGATGGAAATCCATCGCCAGATGAGATCCCTGGAATATGTCGCTCTGTGGAAAGGGTTGGAGTATAGAAATTTGTTGAGTTATGTGGGCATAGCTTTTCTTAATGATTACCTTCCTGAAAAGTATTACGATCACTTTCTATTCCTTTTTTGTGCAGTTAGAATTTGCTCTTCTAAGAAATACGCATATCTCATTCCAGTAGCTAGATCATTGTTGCTAGATTTCATTGAGAATTATAAATCACTGTATGGGATTGAATTCATAACGAGCAATATTCATAACCTATGCCATCTAGTCGACGAGGTTGAGTACTTTGGGCCGTTGCCCTATCTGTCTGCGTATCCATTTGAAAACTACATgcattatataaaaaaattagttCAAACCGGGCCCAATCCATTGGCACAAGTTGCAGCTAGAATATCAGAAGCAACAGTATCTGATGGTTCCAAGGAAGTAAAGTTCTTACCAAATCAGAACCTATCTCAAATATCAGTCGAAAGAAAAGGCACTAAAACTAAAATACTATTTCCAGATTTCACTCTTAGCACTGATTTCAAAGACAAATGGTTTTTAACTAACCGATTCGAACTTATAGGAGTCTCAGGAGCTATACAGAGAGATACAGTATGGCTCATTGAAGGTCAGAAAGTAATATTCAAAAGTGACTTCTTCCATAAGCCGTTCAAATCATCTCTTcttcaaatatattttgcaAAAATGAATTCAGAAAACATCTCAAAATCGCCAAGTTATTTTGAGAGTAAACACGTTTTCTGCAAGCTAGTTGCTCTGGTtagaaaagaaggaacagtATTTGTACCCCTAATCCACACTattcaataaaactgttaaatcATTAATATATCAAATAATATACTAACACAATTTGTTTATTAGCATTTATTActtgcttgtttttattttcatttcaattttaaaGATACAGCAAACGAAATTGTTATGACATAAACATATCTTTTTGAATCATTTACTAATTCTATAATACACATACATGAAATCGTTTCAATAAAAGTAATaacttgcaaaaaaaatcgtacacaaaggcaattttgaaatatttagaAAGAGCTCGTGAAAATTTCTGAAAATGTATGCAATCGTTCGAGTATTTAATTAAATTGAATTGtaattttgttgaaaattaataaaattttaacgaAATTACTCGTCTTCGGCACTGCACTCAAATTCATTTTCATCATCGGTTGACTCCATTCCAGCATCCTCGCTATCGTCGTCTGAATTAAATTCAGAATCATTCTCCATGCTTTCGGCAAAAATTGATTCATTCGAATTTCCTGTTCTCTTATCCTCATCGCGCGTTTTTTCCGTTTCCTTCGGTGATTTGTAGCCACGTCTTTTTCTACATGCAGACCTTCTAAGCTGACGATTGGTAGACCGAGACTTGCAATATCTGAAAAGGCGATTTCGACAAAACATCTCCAGTTTACGTGCAGTATATGATGGGTCTCCAATTTGCACAATGCTACAAAGAAGCTGGGTCACGTTTCCGTATTCACGAAATCCCCTTTTTGCTTTATTGCCACGACTGATTCCGGTCCACGTCATCTTAGTCCAAAAATCCCGCGTAAACAAACAATCCACTAAGGTATAACAAGCATTGTCACCTTTCTCCTTATAGGCGCTGGGGATAATAATTTTTGAGAAATACTCCAACTGAAATATACGAACAATTTATGAATTGACAAGTTTTTTTCCTAGACCAAAACACTTACATATTTTCGACATAGTTCTTTGCTGTTAAGCTTTATGTTCCAGTCAGCTAGCTCGTCTTCGGTGCTAATACGAGCATGTTTTTCCACGGCATCCACAGGTTGTGGCTCAATAGAATCATCCTTTCTCTGAATCTCCAATAAGGCAGCAAACCGGGCAAAATTAGTCTGAAAGCATCTTTCAACAACTTCCTCGACAGCCGATTCCATGAACTTCTTTAAGTCTACTTTCATCTGCTCGTAGCTCATCGTTtctacaaaattaaaaaaatatcactCTTTTCGTTGCACATAATTAAATGCTATCGAAACTGCTACTTTTTGTCGCATTGCATGTTGCATGTACAGCAATTCCCCGAATAAGGTGGTGTTGGTGTTGCGCGCTCATTGCTGTCCTGTAACCAATGAAGTATATTTTCATACATTCTTAGGCTCTATTGTAAACTTGTCAACAACAGAAATCAGCTTCATTAGTGATAGGTATTGAGAAATTGTTATAAGAACACAACACCTTACCGCTTTATTCGGAAGATTGTTGTACTGTGCTAGTGTCAAATGATACGATTCCGTTTATACAAGAAACGatagaaaataataatcatATCGTCACATAGCTTTACATTGCATACCTGCTATTTGAGGATTGTCCACGGTTTCGTTTTCGACAACTGGTGCGTAGTACATGACCCCTTCATGATCTATATATAATGGTTTAGTATCAAATTGTGTTGGAGACAGTTCtgctgaaaaacaaattttgaaattatgCTTAGAGTAGATATCACTATGAAATATGTACCTTCCAATATATCTGCTGTGATCGGTGGTTGATCCCTTGAGGTCTGGCTGTTTCCTAAATGTTGCACTGAACATGGTAGTACAACGGTATCGGATTTTGCATGCTGCGTGAAAGCGAGACTTGATTGGACCATGGCGTATAGAGCATGGTGAAACGATATGGCAAAAAGTAGAAGCAGTCATATTGAAAAAAGCCAAGAAGGCCTGTGACGtaggaattttttttacaaaagctTATAGTCTAAAGCACGTGCTTGTGCTATATGTACAACAACATCATGGCAGGCGtagggcgcttttctagtggtgaCGTTCTTGACATAGCGTAACATAGAGATTATGACACGGAGCATAAGTGCAAATCTCCATTGAGTAATCGCCTGATTAAATTTGAAACAAAGTTTTACATTCCACGTAGCATCAGACGTAAAGTTCAGGTTCAGCAGCATCAGACACATTCAGTTCTTGCtgcatgaaaatttaaaacaatttattacTATGCTTTACAATACAGTTCTTTTGTATGCTGTAAAAAGAAATCAGAAATTGGATTAtccaataaatttttatttctatcAAATGTTTCTATTTAAGTATCATTTAATAATAATGTATAACAGTACGAATCATCTGCTTCTTGATCATTGTCcatttttattcactttattCTCGCCTCCGAGGGATCAGAGTTTTCCGACCTGGCTTTAGGGTGGGTTGTTTAGATAGGCATTTCTACATATTCCGGTTTCGACGGGGATGATTTTCTAGACAATTTAAACGGTTTGAACTTGGGGTTCTGTCTCAACGGCAACGACGCCTTCCTGAAGTGTTCCTTTCTGTAACGATGGCTTCGTAAAATTTACACTTGCTGTGACGCCGCATTCGGATGCGCGGTAGCGAGGGTAACGCACGGTCCATTACTACTGCTAGAAGCACCAGTAATGAAGGTGGCGGTAATTTGTACTAGTTTTTCGTGGCCGCTTCCAACACCTAAATTCTACTCCGCTGCAGTGGTTTTAAGCTCGGAGATGACGCATTCGTCATCCCACTAGAAGGCAGAAAAAGGAATGCGAGCCTAGATGCGTACTGGTTGGCCGGCATTTGGGTGAATTTGCATCTAAGAAGAAAATATTAGAACCGCTTAGAAATATTATAACGGTATTACTTACCTTAGTTTTAGTTTTCAACAGAACAAATATGTCACCGTTCGTTGTAGCAGCTAGCAAACAATCAGTAACAAACCTTCGTTGCTTTGGTTGCTGTTTATAAAACCAAAGCAACGAGAAAAAGCTGCAAACTTACTACGTCACAGAGCACCGTGCGTCTCCTGCCTGCACAACAAAAGCTTTTACTCCACTTCGCCTACTGTTTGTCAGTTGCGTTTCACCATGTCTATACTCACCATGGATTGGACTAGTTGTACCGTAGCAGCATCATCCCGTTCAAAAGGAGTATCCGAAGTATCACTCGTTTGCGCAATCACTGAAATACTATTTTGTTTCACTAGTTCACCAGCTGTGGGTTGTGATTTTCAACAGGATCACCGCCGTGTGAAAGCAGTTTTGGTTTTTCAGGTTTGCTGTTGTTGGCCTCGAAAAAAACTTTTTGCGTCATGTTGCCGCAATCTAAAAATACGTTTTTCTTTGAATAAATTTATGctgcaacaaaataaaagtctaTCTTACCTTTTATCATCAAGTTGTAGTCCTTTTGGCTGGCTAGTTTCGGTTTTTTCATCCCTTTGAGACGCTTTCGTTTGTTGTCTACGTCAGAAACTTCCCGTTTCGAAAGGTCTTCGGCTGCTTCTTCCGCTAGTAAAAGGTTTTTGAACCTTTTAAATATAATCATGGGTATTTTTTTTGTGGGGCCATCATAAGCATCTCCGCTGACACGCAAGGCTTCGATCTTTACATTCGATAGTTTGGgccaaaataaataatttttctttaCCCATCCTGACGGCACAGCCATCactttaaatttttgattttcaacgAATTGAACGACAGTATACATCTAGAATGAAGAGAAATCAATGACTTTATGCTACATCATAAATAAGTAATATTGCTTACCTTTTTGAGAACgaattcaatttaaataaaacaaaaacaatgccGGAAAACTACAGATTGCACTTGCGTAAGCCGCGGTTCTGCTCAAGtttgttttgctgtatttgACGTATCAGTGTTGCCATTGTTATTTAGTGAATTTGGCATTAACAGTTGTTCAAAGATTGTTTGTTAGAACTCGTTTTGTATTTATGTAGCGGTAGTATTTTTGATTAAGCAAACcaacaataaacaaaaaataatttttttgatatttgtttaattaATTCGCAATATACGCATATAAATAATGAAAGTATAAAATCAAACATATATGTTTTTTGAAGAACTGGCGTCATTGCTAGTATTGTCGCAAAAATGTCAGAAGTATGttgattttatttcatattcaatcgTATGGATGACTAAAAATAATCGCATTAGTGatgaatatatattttttttaaatacgatTGAAAATCTAGTTCTCGACCAAACAGTTCCGATAGTATTTTAAATGCAGTGTATTTACTGCTGTTAAGAGCGCATTTAATATCATATAAGGATAGTCgtgggctatttttagatcaCACAAAGCTATTTTAGGGATTGTACTTGGCAAGCACATCTTAGGGTAAAGCTAGCTCTCGATTATATTTCAGATTTGACGTAGCGGTACGATATGGAATCAACATTCTAGACGCCAGGGGTTCAAATCCAGCTGTAAGCTCtagtttatttaaataaaaataacaaaatgcaTTAAATACGCTCTGAATACTTAGACATCTACTTGTCAtatgaaattattaaaaatatacatATCATAAATCGATtgtcaaaaaatttatttttaattaatttattattaaCCAAAATAGGAGTCGCATATAATAACATAATGATGAAAATTCACATCACACAGTAAGAAACATACACACCAAGTAAATCCTAATTGAAGCGACTTGACATCGTTTTATTAATGAacgaaattagtcatatataaCATTAAATCAAATCAAAGTTTTTGAATGCTAGTCTGCATtaacgtatatggcctccaaattggTACGCATATAGCCGATTTCTGCATTCTATACGATAGTATGATGTTACATATATATTCGCATATCTATGGATATACAGACCAAATTGTTAACTGGGTAGCTATGATGTTACCGTTGTCGTTCATTAGCTGTTCTGTTATGGTAGTGACATTGGATTTGGAATCGAGTCAAGTCAACAAGTCAAGAAGTGATGGATTTCATTGCATCTTCCGTATCTGTAAGCATTAGCATAGCTCTTTAACCACTTTTACCGACCAACGCATTTTCGTTCAAGCAGAATGCATTTTAAGAAAATATAGACAATAAATCCAAAAGCAGAAAAAGTTTGTACCACCTATCACGCTCGTCCTGAAGcacaaaaatcaacaaaacacGTTGACGAGAAATTTTATAAGGCCttcgaaaatttgttttcagattcgttaggggTAAAATGAGACTAAGTGTGTGCAAAACGAACCACAGCAAAGTTTTTGACCCTCATAACAAATGGACAGAATTTGCTGATCATTCGAgcacaccttgtaggcggcgttaatcagcgtaatgccgcggtgcAGTTGACTCAGAAGGACGGGGCAGTCAATATTTACTGAAACCATTCTAGCCAGGAACATGGCTTCAGCGTTGGCACATCTTCTTTCCAGAGTCTCCATATTAAGCAACCGGCAACATTTCTCATACTGTGGTAGGTTTCTGGGATCACGGCATGGAAGACTGTTCAAACATACCGTCTGTACTGCTTCGATTCTGGCGATCAAAATTTGTTGACAACGACCCCAGATCACAGATCCGAACTCCAAAATAGACCTTGCAAGTGAATAGTACAATGATCGAAAACAGTACGCGTCACGGAACTCCTTcgcgattttaaaaataaattcaagttaCTCATAGGTTCTGACGATAACTAATCTCGTTATAGTGTATACGTAAAGTGAGTGCGCTAATCAGGACGGCACCAAGACTACGAATATGTTGAACACGTTGTAACACATGTCCCGCCATGTtgtagtttatttatttatttatttactagctgacccgacaaacttcgtattgccacacatTAAATTATGCTGtatgtacataaatcgtgaatctcggatgacctttgtcacaatcttgagtttgcaagtttctggggagttcatgggtgttttaatatacaaattttcctcacagtaaagtagcaaacaactcctcccattgcttagcttgataaaataaagcagatagcatttaaatattcgccatcattacaaaccatttcgccgaataccattttgcggaacaccaattctcggttgaccataacgcgaaatatagaatttcgcagaataccatttcgcgaaaaaccttacgcgggatgtaccatttcacgcaaaatcttttcgtggaaagtactatttcgcaggggtgacccaactgaaggaaagtaatagaggtcagtagatctaggaaaataaataaacctagatagaagtgatctctacggggggctgcctcccgcagtggccggcgcttccgacggcaggtcgccggcaacactcgcggcctgtggcagtctcgcgctgaattatctaatgttactaatgatagtttttggtggtcttgttattgattaatgttttatgaaagagtctaaaatttctcgagttcgattagtttttgagttacgcaaaaatttctgttttatttgtatgattttCCGTGATTTGTATTTttccgtgaacgcgcggaaggaaaacgtgcgatgtattagggaattgtcaaaaatgcgtacaaatattacgaacacgtccgccattatggctcgtaaaaagctttttacgagccataatggcggacgtgttcgtaatatttgtacgcatttttgacaattccctaatacatcgcacgttttctttccgcgcgttcacggaaaaactaaaggaatgtatgtaggatttatttttcgattatatccatccgacctgtttggtcttaaccctctctgtcccagagGTGTTTTGGTgttttacagtttttgatcatgcaaaaaagCTATAAATTAGCAATTCGTCAAACGCAACTATACAGcttgtaaaacaatatttttactgcgttataaaatcaaaatatccatatttgaatgcctcaaaaattttatcggccaattttagtatcggaagtcatggagcacctgtgctaccatgggacagagagggttaatggattggatggggaaaagccaagTAGAGGCCATCCTCTtggaggcataaaaaccccaccattttttacaattgataCATTCATACAGCTATTTACATAAAGTCAACATTTTATGGTCAATCACTTAATTCTAATTGAACTAATTACAAAATTACAGTCACATTATATAATACaacaattaacaatttttcgatAAAATTTGTTTGAGGCTTCACCAAATTCATATAAATATTCCACTGAAGAAAACGTACGGATGCAAGCAGTGATAGGTTCATTGAATCCAAATGCTGTACGATGCGATTCAGGTTGCAGTAATCCAACGGAACGAAGAGAACGCTGAGGAGCACGAAAGCCAAGCTACGAAAGAATATTCGGCGAGTCGATTTCTCCGTTCAACACCTTGGCGACAAGTACAGCTTGCTGGATTTTTCTGCGTCGTTCTAAAGTATCTAGACCGATAAGGCGACATCGTTCAGGATACGAAGGAAGATTCACAGGATCACGCCACGGGAGATCACGTAATGCTATGTGAATAAAtctcttctgcactcgttcaattctcaaTGTCCAGGCTACTTGATAAGGAGGAGATCAGACGAGCGTTTTCCAATATTGGTCTCATCAAAGAGCAATACAAGGACTTTCAACAGTACGGATCCTTAAAGTCCCGTTCTATCTTTGTGATAAAACCGAGCTGCCagtttgcttttgaaattatatttgaacggttctgattaAAACATAGCTTGGTATCGAGAACGACGCCCAGGTCGTTAACATGTTCAACTCTCTTAAGTACTTGACCATCAATATTATATTCGAACAATATAGGGCTGACAGTTCGATGGAAGGTCATAATCTGACATTTAGCTGTGCTGACAATGAGCCAGTTCTTGCGACACCAATTGACGAAAGTGTAAAGCAACTTTTGCAAATTTCGGCAATCTTGAATGGATCGAACAGCGAGATATAGTTTCAAATCGTCCGCGTATATCAACTTACGTCCATCGCCAACAAGTAAAGCAACGTCATTAAAATATAACGAGAAAAGCAATgggcccatattgctgccttgtgtGGTACCCCCGATCTATTTGTAAATGGGGAGGAGAGACATAAATTGAGCTGCACGCGTAGCGTTCGATCACGTAAATAAGAATATAACCACTCGACAAAGTGTTGCGATGCGCCAAGTCTGAAAAGATTGCGTAAAAGTATTCGATGATCTATTCGGTCAAACGCGGCCTTCAAATCTGTGTAAATCACATCAACTTGAGCTTTCTGCTCAAGATGCGAGATGCAAGTCGATGTGAAATCCAGAAGATTCGTACAAACAGAACGACttggcataaatccgtgctgatcGAAGGAAATATAGCTTTTTGCACGAGCAAGAACAGCAGTGCCCACAATTATCTCAAACAGCTTACACGCCGCAGACAGGCTAGGCAGGCTACGATAATTTCTTAAATTTTGCCGGTCACCAGATTTGAAAACTGGGAACATATAGGACTGCCAAATCGCCGGAAACTTTCTTTGCTCAAACGACCTGTTAAATATTCGACATAGCGGTTCCGCCACTACAGATTCACTGCGGGAAAAACAATTGCTGGAATCCCGTCCgggccagcggaagacgaagcCTTTAGTTTCTTTTGCGGTGAGAACTATCATATCCGTAGTGATTTCAAAGGTGTCTAAATCAACTAAGTCGAACGGTACAAACTCGGAAGCTACTACGCATCTAAATCAGAAGCAGTACTGTCGGCAAAAACTGAagcgaaaaattttgcaaacaatTCGCATGAATCCAATGTCGACGTTGCTTCAGTACCATCAAGGCTAACATTCGAGGGAATATTAGATTTTTTTCGCTTCGAATTCACGAAATCCAAAACTGCTTTGGGTTCCTGAGAAGGTCAGTTTGCACCCGCATAACAAAGCTCTTGTATAAGCTAGCGTTCAGCCGTCGATAGTCGGCACTAGTCCGTTGAAAGTTACATCTAGTCTCATAAGTACGAAATTTTCGATATTTCCGCTGCCAAGCGTTGCGCACTCGCTTCAAAGTATGCTGGCGAGGGGTACTCTACGTAGGGGAAGCTGGTATAACGTATCGTTAGATATCCTAGCAAGATCATCGGCATCGTTAACTTCAAACAGAGAATTCCAATCGATGTTTCGTAAGAAATCGATTAATGCTACAAAAACAACTTTACGGTAATTTAAAGCGCCCGTGCTATTTGTCGGCAAAACGTGTGTTGCGTTACTACTGCTTTCAACTAATATAGAGATCACTAGCGGGGGATGATGCGGATCGATAGGAACAAAAGGAGTGTCACAAGTGTCAACCACGCAGTTTTGCTCAGACGAACTAAAAATCAAATCGAGCACACGGTCGAGAtgtttgaaatgaaaatttgctTGACGCATATTCAAAACATTCATGCCGTCAAGAAGCGCAGCACTCGCAATTGTGACGAATTGGAGTGCGATAATCGATCATGAAAGCCACCATACACTAAGACGATGTCACCAGGAGATGGCGAAGCACTTTGGGCTGCTGACGGTAAGTAAGTTACTCGAGCATCGATCTTCAAATTTGTCTTCTTGCGTTGCAGTTTGATACAGTCAAAATCCATTCTGTTTACCCTGTAGATTTTTACAGTCGGGTGGCAGGATAATTGATAAatcatttataaaaagagaaaagagcagtggtccaagactactcccctgtggtacgccagagattTTACAGAACGAATCGGAAAGCTCGGACCCGATCTTCACAGTCAGCCTACGGTGTGTCGGGTACGATTGCAGCCACTTGCAGAACGAtgcggaaactcccagcttctcaAGTCCGTGGATTCCGGATATcgtgatccacccgatcaaacgctgctttcagatcCGTATACACTGCGTCAATTTGCAccccttcattcatgttgcgcaggcCGAACGAGACTAAAATAACGAGATGAAATACCGTCAGGTCCAGccactaacgaatattttaGTTTTCCTATGGCATTCTCGACAATCTCCTCAGTTATCCGCAAAACGTTGAAGTTGACGACTTCGTTAGGAATGTTTCTAACAGCGGACACAATTTGTTGCCAGGAAGCAGGAAATCGATTAAAAGCCTGCATGAGGTGTGTTGCCAAGAGGTTGCATTTATTGTGCGCAACGTTGGCTTCACGATCGTTCAGAAACAGATCTACAGGCAGGCcatcttaatttttttagaaTTGACAAATGATCAGAATTTCCTAATTTTCTTGCATACCTTGCGAAGGTTTCCTTGCATACGTAGAGTATCCaggtttttacgagccataatggcggacgtgttcgtaatatctgaacagcatttttgacatttccctaatacatcgcacgttttctttccgtacattcctttagttttaccgtgaacgcgtggaaagaaaacgtgcgatgtattagggaaatgtcaaaaatgctgtt contains these protein-coding regions:
- the LOC128746436 gene encoding uncharacterized protein LOC128746436, whose amino-acid sequence is MSNGQHQHSTVSKLLVIIFQCDRRLCEKRSGITINGYKLTITIRCFICDTPARSFIKGVTNFNGKYGCIKCTTKGRYSHISRTMTYPQLNAPERTDEKFRSMEYLDHQRNSTPLLKLPIDMIRDVIVGDSLHLLELGVMKKLLTSWRTGSMSMKAKWSCNQKKEISEILLDIKFPMEIHRQMRSLEYVALWKGLEYRNLLSYVGIAFLNDYLPEKYYDHFLFLFCAVRICSSKKYAYLIPVARSLLLDFIENYKSLYGIEFITSNIHNLCHLVDEVEYFGPLPYLSAYPFENYMHYIKKLVQTGPNPLAQVAARISEATVSDGSKEESQELYREIQYGSLKVRK
- the LOC128746438 gene encoding uncharacterized protein LOC128746438, producing the protein MYTVVQFVENQKFKVMAVPSGWVKKNYLFWPKLSNVKIEALRVSGDAYDGPTKKIPMIIFKRFKNLLLAEEAAEDLSKREVSDVDNKRKRLKGMKKPKLASQKDYNLMIKDCGNMTQKVFFEANNSKPEKPKLLSHGGDPVENHNPQLVNYNQSNEETMSYEQMKVDLKKFMESAVEEVVERCFQTNFARFAALLEIQRKDDSIEPQPVDAVEKHARISTEDELADWNIKLNSKELCRKYLEYFSKIIIPSAYKEKGDNACYTLVDCLFTRDFWTKMTWTGISRGNKAKRGFREYGNVTQLLCSIVQIGDPSYTARKLEMFCRNRLFRYCKSRSTNRQLRRSACRKRRGYKSPKETEKTRDEDKRTGNSNESIFAESMENDSEFNSDDDSEDAGMESTDDENEFECSAEDE